The Corynebacterium camporealensis genome contains a region encoding:
- the proB gene encoding glutamate 5-kinase, with amino-acid sequence MSSDSQNNSPYPLPVEPFAGPTKDTPFPAPKAENPIATGFESDLRKQIADAKRVVVKIGSSSLTDDKDYRVSREKIDHIVDAVHARMGYSDVIIVSSGAVAAGMGPLGLTQRPTDLATKQAAASVGQVHLAYEWGRSFARYERTIGQVLLTAGDTGVRDRARNAQRTIDRLRQMRTVPIVNENDAVATSEMHFGDNDRLSALVANLVKADALFLFSDVDGLYDKNPAEPDAQFLSEIRSGKDLKGVAAGDGGKVGTGGMATKVSAARLATRGGIPVLLTNTANMGPALNDASVGTVFHTREERGLSAWKFWALYCADTAGAVRLDKGAMQAVTRGGNSLLAVGITEVMGSFREGEIIDIIGPESETIGRGEVRFNASELREIMGKHMSELPDSQQRSVVHADYLSNFASRI; translated from the coding sequence ATGTCTTCTGATTCACAGAACAATAGCCCTTATCCGCTTCCCGTCGAGCCTTTCGCAGGCCCGACCAAGGACACCCCATTCCCAGCCCCGAAGGCAGAGAACCCCATTGCCACGGGCTTCGAATCCGATCTGCGCAAGCAGATTGCCGACGCTAAGCGCGTCGTGGTCAAAATTGGTTCTTCCTCTCTGACCGATGACAAGGACTACCGTGTTTCTCGCGAAAAGATTGATCACATCGTTGATGCCGTGCACGCACGCATGGGCTACTCCGATGTCATCATCGTTTCTTCCGGTGCAGTGGCTGCCGGTATGGGCCCACTCGGCCTGACCCAGCGCCCGACCGACCTGGCAACTAAGCAGGCAGCTGCGTCTGTCGGCCAGGTTCACCTCGCTTACGAGTGGGGTCGTTCCTTTGCTCGCTACGAGCGTACCATTGGTCAGGTTCTGCTGACCGCCGGTGATACCGGTGTGCGTGACCGCGCCCGCAATGCCCAGCGCACCATTGATCGCCTGCGCCAGATGCGCACCGTGCCGATCGTCAATGAGAACGACGCCGTGGCGACCTCCGAGATGCACTTCGGCGATAACGACCGCCTGTCCGCACTGGTGGCCAACCTGGTCAAGGCCGACGCGCTCTTCCTCTTCTCTGACGTCGATGGCCTCTACGACAAGAACCCGGCAGAACCAGACGCTCAGTTCCTCTCCGAGATTCGCTCCGGTAAGGACTTGAAGGGCGTTGCTGCTGGTGACGGCGGCAAGGTCGGTACCGGCGGCATGGCAACCAAGGTCTCTGCAGCCCGCCTGGCAACCCGTGGCGGCATTCCGGTCCTGCTGACGAACACTGCCAATATGGGCCCCGCGCTTAACGATGCCTCCGTGGGCACCGTCTTCCACACCCGTGAGGAGCGCGGTCTGTCGGCTTGGAAGTTCTGGGCACTGTACTGCGCCGATACCGCTGGCGCAGTCCGCCTGGACAAGGGTGCGATGCAGGCGGTTACCCGCGGCGGCAACTCCCTGCTGGCTGTCGGTATTACCGAGGTCATGGGTAGCTTCCGCGAAGGTGAAATCATCGACATCATTGGTCCAGAAAGTGAGACCATCGGTCGAGGTGAGGTGCGCTTCAACGCTTCCGAGCTGCGCGAGATTATGGGCAAGCACATGAGCGAACTGCCAGATTCCCAGCAGCGTTCGGTCGTCCACGCGGACTACCTGTCCAACTTCGCTTCCCGTATCTAA
- a CDS encoding D-isomer specific 2-hydroxyacid dehydrogenase family protein, with protein sequence MKFYMGPEAWEPTVEDIVAAGHEQVERMEDAEVFINTMPNPRKIPQRTENIQWVQHCFTGVNQLIDAGIIADDGIPWCNSAGAFAKPVAEAALGLLLSQAHHHKAFALAATWDVANELDESQKWIYTQREPQKVAILGAGGIGKQLIKLLKPFGVHITAVNRSGRDVSGADESVAMDKAGHIWSESDVIVNILPLTKETDKLVDAQKFAQMKTSALFINVGRGSTVVTDDLVDALRNSEIAGAGLEVMDPEPLPDGHPLYELPNCTMTPHMAASAGVAQFHMGEVFNANAAAWEKGEEMPTQVDAEAGY encoded by the coding sequence TTGAAGTTCTACATGGGCCCTGAGGCCTGGGAGCCGACGGTCGAAGACATCGTCGCTGCCGGCCACGAGCAGGTCGAGCGCATGGAAGACGCAGAGGTGTTTATCAACACCATGCCGAATCCGCGCAAGATTCCGCAGCGCACCGAAAATATCCAGTGGGTGCAGCACTGCTTTACTGGAGTTAATCAGCTCATCGATGCTGGCATCATTGCTGACGATGGCATCCCGTGGTGCAATTCCGCAGGTGCCTTCGCCAAGCCGGTGGCTGAGGCTGCCTTAGGGCTGTTGCTTTCCCAAGCTCATCACCACAAGGCTTTCGCTTTGGCGGCAACCTGGGATGTAGCGAATGAGCTCGATGAGTCGCAGAAGTGGATTTATACCCAGCGCGAGCCGCAGAAGGTGGCCATTTTGGGTGCAGGTGGCATCGGTAAGCAGCTCATTAAGCTGCTCAAACCGTTTGGCGTGCACATCACTGCGGTCAATCGTTCCGGTCGCGATGTCTCTGGTGCGGATGAGTCCGTGGCCATGGACAAAGCAGGGCACATCTGGTCGGAATCCGATGTCATCGTCAACATCCTGCCGCTGACCAAGGAAACCGACAAGCTGGTCGATGCCCAGAAGTTCGCACAGATGAAGACGTCCGCGCTGTTTATTAACGTCGGGCGTGGTTCCACGGTGGTCACCGATGATTTGGTCGATGCCTTGCGTAACAGCGAGATTGCCGGTGCGGGCCTGGAAGTCATGGACCCGGAGCCGCTGCCGGACGGGCATCCGCTCTACGAGCTGCCGAATTGCACGATGACCCCGCACATGGCGGCATCGGCAGGCGTTGCCCAGTTCCACATGGGTGAAGTCTTCAACGCGAACGCTGCTGCCTGGGAGAAAGGCGAGGAGATGCCGACCCAGGTCGATGCGGAGGCAGGCTACTAA